The DNA region agcacatgtttcactgattgctgaaatgttgcattgataaattgtagtttaggaccatgggccgtgcagcttccttgcattgacagttctctgtgctgaatttctgctgagtttcctttgcctcatttttaattttgtgacccgtctggtttaaatgactgttgctgctttgatgaagcctaatttgataaagtttcaaattcatttttgaaatatttcgttaatagatatttcatgagtaatagtTGTCTTGTCACATTGTATTTGACATTAGTAaataggtgtgccttgagatttttacttgtcctttggtgtgccttgggcacaaaaagtttgggaaccactgggctagtgagaccgaaacctgtcttccaattcattacatttttttgtggtagaagtatcggcatcggtactcggtatcggcaagtactcagatccaagtatcggtatcgtatcggtttgaaaaaaaaaagtggtatcggtgcatccctagttttAGTCCAAGCCTCGTAAAGCTGAGCTCCATTTCATCTCTAGGATCTTTTTTCGAGGAACTAGGAACCTTTTGAGGTGCGTAACCTCTGTTTCCACAAGGGGAACCATCATGCAATGACCCGGGAACAACAGCTTCATCTCTCAGCTTTGGTTTTAGTCCAAATCTCGTAAAGCTGAGCTCCATTTCATCTCTAGGATCTTTTTCCAGGAACCTTTTGAGGAGCTTCACCTCTGTTTCCAGGTGAGAAACCACAGTCCGATGCTCCAGAAACGAGAACCTTTCTAAAAACAGACACTGCAGTCATTTAAAAGCCTTTTTGTTGTTAACATTTGTTGGCTTTGGTTTAAGTTTAGGACGCTTGAAAAAGAAGCTGCGTCTCAGCTGCTGGAGCTTTTCCAGGATCGAGGAACAGTAGCTCTTATGGAGGTACCCGGGTACTTTCAGCTGCTGGAGCTTTTCCAGGATCGAGGAACAGTAGCTCTTATGGAGGTACCCGGGTACTTTCAGCTGCTGGAGCTTTTCCAGGATCGAGGAACAGTAGCTCTTATGGAGGTACCCGGGTACTTTCAGGTGCTGGAGCTTTTCCAGGATCGAGGAACAGTAGCTCTTATGGAGGTACCCGGGTACTTTCAGGTGCTGGAGCTTTTCCAGGATCGAGGAACAGTAGCTCTTATGGAGGTACCCGGGTACTTTCAGCTGCTGGAGCTTTTCCAGGATCGAGGAACAGTAGCTCTTATGGAGGTACCCGGGTACTTTCAGCTGCTGGAGCTTTTCCAGGATCGAGGAACAGTAGCTCTTATGGAGGTACCCGGGTACTTTCAGCTGCTGGAGCTTTTCCAGGATCGAGGAACAGTAGCTCTTATGGAGGTACCCGGGTACTTTCAGCTGCTGGAGCTTTTCCAGGATCGAGGAACAGTAGCTCTTATGGAGGTACCCGGGTACTTTCAGCTGCTGGAGCTTTTCCAGGATCGAGGAACAGTAGCTCTTATGGAGGTACCCGGGTACTTTCAGCTGCTGGAGCTTTTCCAGGATCGAGGAACAGTAGCTCTTATGGAGGTACCCGGGTACTTTCAGCTGCTGGAGCTTTTCCAGGATCGAGGAACAGTAGCTCTTATGGAGGTACCCGGGTACTTTCAGGTGCTGGAGCTTTTCCAGGATCGAGGAACAGTAGCTCTTATGGAGGTACCCGGGTACTTTCAGCTGCTGGAGCTTTTCCAGTATCGAGGAACAGTAGCTCTTATGGAGGTACCCGGGTACTTTCAGCTGCTGGAGCTTTTCCAGTATCGAGGAACAGTAGCTCTTATGGAGGTACCCGGGTACTTTCAGCTGCTGGAGCTTTTCCAGGATTGAGGAACAGTAGCTCTTATGGAGCTACCCGGGTACTTTCAGGTGCTGGTTTCTCCTGATATGAGCCTAACTTAAGACTTCATTGGGAATGCAGAGGACCCAGAACTAAAATGACCTTTAAAGCTCCTGGAAAACAGCTCCACTGGGTTTTAAATGAGCCTTGAAAAGCTTGTTTTGAGTATTTCACAGCTCTGGACGGTTATGGGCGACGGCAGGGAGCTGCTAATCGTTagcgtgtgtttttttttttttttatttattttttttatttcttatccTGGCTTCATCTGCTTACAGGAAGTAACTGTTCCAGCAAAGATAAACAGATCCAGATCAGGAGGCTTTAAACCTTCCCTCTGAAAATCAAACAGTTTGAACCTGTTCTTCAGGTTGACTCTTTTACTCTGTTTCTGCTGATTTAAATCGGGCCGTAAAGGGGAAGGTTCTGGTTCCGTCCGGACTTAATAACAGCACGTTATGAGCTGGAGTCTGATGAAGGGACGATACGGTACCGGTGTTGGTCAGCAGGTGGCAGCGTTGCACCGTTTGTGTTGAGTGGAACTTAAACTTATTACTGTTGCCGTCCTAAAATGAACTGGatccaggggcgaggctagggtatttgtagtggtgccaaggccccaccgtgagatagctcggcaccccctggctcagcacatttttaaaatattatattatgcaaaaaactTGCTCTGCCCCTGCGCAATCCTTTGGTGCGACTGGCCAATCTGGCAACCTTGTGTGTCTGGCAACCCTGCTTCAAAACGAGGCTTGTGACCAGTCCACTTATCAACTACATCTcttctgattggttggcacattCACGCGACTGCTTGCCGCTAGAGTTGTCTTcggctttatttatttttgtgtgttttatttatttattttcaaaaagcatTCTTGATATTATTTGCCTCAGGTGATTACAAagcgtgttgtttttttttttttttgctcaaggatgcattattttagtgaccattttatttattttcttgcatttgtttttgttttaactctttactcccaaaataaatgttgagttatcttagatatttgtctcaggctctctgttatccctttcaagccacagtcttttgaaatgaagaggtcaaaattgaatgttgtaggggaaaacactactcaaagcaaaactaatacggctagttcgcctcaattagtgagaaataatgtgcctctgtgagcactgggggggctgggcacccctaaagaccagatcctaaaatcacCGACTGGATCAAATGGCTCCAGTGTAAACAGTCTTTCTCATCTGGTCTGTTCTGGTCTCTCCAGGATTCGGGGCGGGGCTGTGAGCTGCTGGACCGTTGCAGACCGGAGTCATGTCCTCCGGTAAGAACAAGAACCAGTACTCTCTGGCCCTCCACAAGGTGATCATGGTGGGCAGCGGCGGCGTGGGGAAGTCGGCCCTCACCCTGCAGTTCATGTACGACGAGGTGAGCTCTAAGTCAGGACAGCGTTTCCCACAATGCCCTCTGCTTCAGCTCCCCGTCACCTGATCGCGTTTGTCCCCGCAGTTCGTGGAGGACTACGAGCCCACCAAGGCCGACAGCTACAGGAAGAAGGTGGTGCTGGATGGCGAGGACGTCCAGATCGACATCCTGGACACGGCGGGGCAGGAGGACTACGCCGCCATCAGGGACAACTACTTCCGCAGCGGCGAGGGCTTCCTGCTGgtcttctccatcacagaacacGAGTCCTTCACGGCCACGTCGGAATTAAGGTCCGAGTTCTGGATTTTATGTAATCGCTCTGAACGATTAGCTCGTCCTCGTTGTTTGATACGAGTTCTTAAGCTTCACCATCCACCTGCTTTACAGCCCCATAATCCCACCTGACACTTCCTACGTCTAAGAAATATAAGAAATGTAGTTTAAACCAAAGGTTTAAAGTAAAGAATATCCagtttaaaataaaagtatCAAGATTAAaccaaaagtttaaaataaaaagtatcAAGTTTAAaccaaaagtttaaaataaaaagtatcaatttgaatgaatgggatcggaggcacaaagcgtgtcataccccggtatgataggtggcgctgtacccattccagctgttgctaatagagccacttcctgttgacctcttcaccaccaacaacaacaacaaactcaggcattggagaaagatggagaacgcagagccagatgaagctacgtccctctacatttggtctgtgatgagctgcttgttgcacaaactcgatgcccaacggagcattctccatcgcgttgtttgtttctttctgacggcgacaacaacaggaatatcgtctcctttgacttccgggtcacgaccccgggaaaacatctggagcatgcgcagaacgcaaagtctgattcaccacgtgcttcagcgtctacaagcaggtttagagtgactttcagcccagttatctcggggtctgaatcccatccagttcttagtcagattaaggtgtctacatgcacttaataactcaatctgattgtaatttagccaataatctgatccggtcccattcttagtcagattaaggtgtctacatgcacttaataactcagtctgattgtaatttagccaataacccGATCCGGTCCCATTCTTAGTCAgactaaggtgtctacatgcacttaataactcagtctgattgtaatttagccaataacccGATCCGGTCCCATTCTTAGTCAgactaaggtgtctacatgcacttaataactcagtctgattgtaatttagccaataacccGATCCGGtcccattcttagtcagattaaggtgtctacatgcacttaataactcagtctgattgtaatttagccaataacccGATCCGGtcccattcttagtcagattaaggtgtctacatgcacttaataactcagtctgattattatttagccaataattccatcctttcagtgccatgtgaccccactgagggAGAAACCGGAACAGAACCAACCGCCCCCCGGTGGTTCTGCAGGGCCAGGCTAAAACCCACATATGGTTGAGCTTTTGACCCTAAAGTACCCTAAAATAAAGCTGCTTTATCTTCAGATCTGCTCCCATCGTGGAACGATGCTGTGACTCGTCTCTCTTTCTTCCTTCGGAGTCCTTCGCTTTTATCGTTCCAGTAGATTTGAGTTATTTTATCACGTCTTATTGATGGTTGTTTTTATGGTTGTTGCATTCTTATTCCGTGAAGCTCTTGGGTTGAGTTGTTTGTCAGTGTTCTGTGTGAATAAAGGTGAGTCGGCTGGACTGTCGGCCCTCAGGTCGGATGTCCCTGAGCTTCCCAGGTTCTTTGGTTGGTTTAACCTTTTTAAGGCTGGTTTAAAAGAGCGACTCATTCAGGAGGTAAAGAAGGATGTTCTTATGTTTGATATCAGGGAGCAGATCCTGCgggtgaaggaggaggaggagatccCTATGCTGGTGGTGGGGAACAAGTCCGACCTGGAGGAGCGGCGGCAGGTTTCTGCCGACGAGGTGGCGGCCAAGGCCACCGAGTGGGGCGTTCAGTACGTGGAGACGTCGGCCAAGACGAGAGCCAACGTCGACAAGGTACGCCAACGGCTCCAGGAAGGCGCGAGTCCGCGTCTCACGTGTCCGCGTCTCACGAGTCCTCGCCTCACGAGTCCGCGCCTCACGTGTCCGCGCCTCACGAGTCCGCGCCTCACGTGTTCTCGCCTCACGTGttctcgcctcacgtgtcctcgcctcacgtgtcctcgcctcacgtgtcctcgcctcacgtgtcctcgcctcacgtgtcctcgcctcacgtgtcctcgcctcacgtgtcctcgcctcacgtgttctcgcctcacgtgttctcgcctcacgtgtcctcgcctcacgtgtcctcgcctcacgtgtcctcgcctcacgtgtcctcgcctcacgtgtcctcgcctcacgtgttctcgcctcacgtgttctcgcctcacgtgttctcgcctcacgtgtccacgcctcacgtgtcctcgcctcacgtgtcctcgcctcacgtgtccaCGCCTCACGTGttctcgcctcacgtgtccACGCCTCGCGTGTCCTCGTCTCACGAGTCCTCGTCTCACGagtcctcgcctcacgtgtctcacgtgtcctcgcctcacgagtcctcgcctcacgtgtctCACGAGTCCTCGCCTCGCGTGTCTTCGCCTCACGTGTCTCACGagtcctcgcctcacgtgtcctcgcctcacgtgtcctcgcctcacgtgtccgtgcctcacgtgtcctcgcctcacgtgtcctcgcctcacAAGTCCTCGCGTGttctcgcctcacgtgtcctcgcctcacgaGTCCTCGCCTCACGAGTCCTCGCGTGTCCTCGCCTCGCGTGTCCTCGCCTCgcgtgtcctcgcctcacgaGTCCTCGCCTCGCGTGTCCACGCCTCgcgtgtcctcgcctcacgtgtcctcgcctcacgagtcctcgcctcgcgtgtcctcgcctcacgtgttctcgcctcacgtgtcctcgcctcacgtgtcctcgcctcacgtgtccgCGCCTCACAAGTCCTCGCGTGttctcgcctcacgtgtcctcgcctcacgaGTCCTCGCGTGTCCTCGCCTCGCGTGTCCTCGCCTCgcgtgtcctcgcctcacgaGTCCTCGCCTCGCGTGTCCACGCCTCGCGTGTCCACGCCTCgcgtgtcctcgcctcacgtgtcctcgcctcacgtgtcctcgcctcacgtgtcctcgcctcacgtgtcctcgtctcacgtgtcctcgcctcacgtgtcctcgcctcacgtgtcctcgcctcacgtgttCTCGCCTCACGTGTTCTCGCCTCGCGTGTCCACGCCTCGCGTGTC from Odontesthes bonariensis isolate fOdoBon6 chromosome 11, fOdoBon6.hap1, whole genome shotgun sequence includes:
- the LOC142391501 gene encoding ras-related protein ralB-B-like, whose product is MSSGKNKNQYSLALHKVIMVGSGGVGKSALTLQFMYDEFVEDYEPTKADSYRKKVVLDGEDVQIDILDTAGQEDYAAIRDNYFRSGEGFLLVFSITEHESFTATSELREQILRVKEEEEIPMLVVGNKSDLEERRQVSADEVAAKATEWGVQYVETSAKTRANVDKVFFDLMREVRKKKMAESRGNNGPSGKKKKKLCRIL